From Prevotella melaninogenica, the proteins below share one genomic window:
- a CDS encoding CTP synthase, whose product MAETKYIFVTGGVVSSLGKGIISSSIGKLLQARGYNITIQKFDPYINIDPGTLNPYEHGECYVTEDGMETDLDLGHYERFTGIKTTKANSMTTGRIYKSVIDKERRGDYLGKTIQVVPHITDEIKRNIKLLGQKYHYDFVITEIGGTIGDIESAPFLEAIRQLKWELGKRAINLHLTYVPYLKAAGELKTKPTQHSVKELQSVGIQPDVLVMRTEKHLDDDIRKKVAAFCNVDFDCVVQSEDLPSIYDVPVNMLEQGLDAAILRKCGEEVGPKPALGPWKEFLDRQRKATKEVHIGLVGKYDLQDAYKSIREGLLQAGTYNDRKTVITFINSEELTEENVAEKLKGQDGIVVCPGFGQRGIEGKIVAAHYTRTHDIPTFGICLGMQMMVIEFARNVLGYKDANSREIDEKTTHNVIDIMEEQKNITNMGGTMRLGAYECVLRQGSHTFNIYKQEHIQERHRHRYEFNNDYEKEFEKHGMMCVGRNPESDLVEIVEIPGLKWYIGTQFHPEYQSTVLGPHPLFLDFVKTSIENQKNK is encoded by the coding sequence GTGGCTGAAACAAAGTACATTTTCGTTACGGGCGGCGTAGTTTCTTCACTTGGTAAAGGAATTATCTCGTCATCAATCGGTAAGCTTCTTCAAGCAAGAGGTTACAACATTACCATTCAGAAGTTTGATCCGTACATCAACATTGACCCAGGTACGCTGAACCCTTACGAGCACGGTGAGTGCTACGTAACAGAGGATGGTATGGAGACCGACCTCGACCTCGGTCACTATGAGCGCTTCACAGGTATTAAGACTACGAAGGCGAACTCTATGACTACGGGACGTATCTATAAGAGCGTTATTGACAAGGAGCGTCGTGGCGACTACTTGGGTAAGACTATTCAGGTTGTTCCTCATATTACGGATGAAATCAAACGTAATATTAAGCTTTTGGGGCAGAAGTATCACTATGACTTTGTGATTACTGAGATTGGTGGTACTATTGGTGATATTGAGTCAGCTCCTTTCCTTGAGGCTATTCGCCAGTTGAAGTGGGAATTGGGTAAGCGTGCTATCAATCTTCACTTGACATATGTTCCTTATCTTAAGGCTGCAGGTGAGTTGAAGACAAAGCCAACTCAGCACAGCGTAAAGGAATTGCAGAGTGTAGGTATTCAGCCAGATGTGCTCGTGATGCGTACAGAAAAGCATCTTGACGATGATATTCGTAAGAAGGTCGCAGCTTTCTGTAATGTTGATTTCGACTGCGTTGTACAGAGTGAGGACCTCCCAAGTATCTATGATGTTCCTGTAAATATGTTAGAGCAGGGTTTGGATGCTGCTATTCTGCGTAAGTGCGGTGAGGAAGTTGGTCCTAAACCAGCGCTCGGTCCTTGGAAGGAGTTTCTTGATCGTCAGCGTAAAGCAACTAAGGAAGTACACATTGGACTTGTTGGTAAATATGACTTGCAGGATGCTTATAAGAGTATTCGTGAAGGATTGTTGCAGGCTGGAACCTATAACGACCGTAAAACAGTTATTACCTTTATCAATTCTGAGGAACTGACAGAGGAGAATGTAGCTGAGAAACTTAAAGGACAGGATGGTATTGTGGTTTGTCCGGGCTTTGGTCAGCGTGGTATTGAGGGTAAGATTGTTGCTGCTCACTATACACGTACACATGATATCCCAACCTTCGGTATCTGTCTTGGTATGCAGATGATGGTGATTGAGTTTGCTCGTAATGTCCTTGGGTATAAGGATGCTAACTCACGAGAGATAGATGAGAAGACTACACACAATGTGATTGATATTATGGAAGAGCAGAAGAATATCACCAATATGGGTGGTACGATGCGCCTTGGAGCCTATGAGTGCGTACTGCGTCAGGGTTCACATACCTTTAATATCTATAAGCAAGAGCATATACAGGAGCGCCATCGTCATCGTTATGAGTTCAATAACGACTATGAAAAGGAGTTTGAGAAGCATGGTATGATGTGTGTTGGTCGCAATCCAGAGAGCGACTTGGTTGAAATCGTTGAGATACCAGGTTTGAAGTGGTATATTGGAACACAGTTCCACCCAGAGTATCAGTCAACTGTACTCGGTCCACATCCGCTCTTCCTCGACTTCGTAAAGACTTCAATTGAAAATCAGAAAAACAAATAA
- a CDS encoding BACON domain-containing protein, giving the protein MELKKTLYSLMLGGILLCLFSCAKEDEFEMPTLVLSENSIAFDKGVSERNISVTTNQNSWIASSPQEGDWLSLVQDGNVLKVKVTENKIGTERTSYVLVNANGASGKIAVTQSAADVTLDVVPNAIYLPQTGGEKTIDITTNSSVYDVTTSEEVSWLKIVKSEEEIKLIAERNDTYQKREVKLYAKSGSVIREIVVSQSGIQRYLLPIHPGVPQDEHKIMDFELGRGSYLREYQTAMPAYGLEETYTFITPSPIFTLIQYCSTDGINPSQIIMIGDGRKAIDAVKDKAFDKFLTDNGYVRSNSQSDREYTNDKDLLSLKVYVSEKENNEGVNLTFTPIMKQNGDYKTFSKLPFYPLELLQKDNVKLAQIEQYEQKAGSTEEERSLNEHKNTEVSQIQYKLKASTDPSAAYGRIHIFYTTDKDGDAPDNLGSVQIGALLFKDTNLGVWKYGTKWVATKEIKKVLGDEGFSFLRTSGNNHFFVRESDHLVIDVTCVLDNNSPVLALLYSYDPSVSGASSKAVKAQAKMIRNFAAAKKALKF; this is encoded by the coding sequence ATGGAATTAAAAAAGACACTCTACTCCCTAATGTTAGGCGGCATTCTTCTTTGCTTGTTCTCATGTGCAAAGGAAGACGAATTTGAAATGCCAACACTGGTGCTTTCTGAAAACAGTATTGCCTTTGACAAAGGCGTAAGCGAAAGAAACATTAGTGTAACAACAAATCAAAACAGCTGGATTGCATCGTCTCCACAGGAAGGCGACTGGCTCTCGCTGGTTCAGGACGGTAACGTACTGAAGGTGAAGGTAACTGAAAACAAGATTGGAACAGAGCGCACAAGCTATGTACTCGTTAACGCCAATGGCGCATCTGGTAAGATTGCTGTGACTCAGAGCGCTGCTGACGTAACGCTTGACGTGGTTCCAAATGCTATCTATCTTCCACAGACAGGTGGTGAGAAGACGATTGACATTACGACGAATTCGTCTGTCTATGACGTAACTACCAGCGAAGAAGTTAGTTGGCTGAAGATTGTTAAGTCTGAGGAAGAAATCAAACTGATTGCTGAACGTAACGATACCTATCAGAAACGTGAGGTGAAACTTTACGCAAAGAGCGGTAGTGTTATCCGTGAGATTGTTGTATCTCAGTCGGGTATTCAACGCTACCTCCTCCCTATTCATCCAGGTGTACCACAGGACGAACATAAGATTATGGACTTTGAGTTGGGTCGTGGTAGCTACCTGCGCGAGTATCAAACAGCTATGCCAGCTTACGGACTTGAGGAGACATACACCTTTATCACGCCTTCTCCTATCTTTACTTTGATTCAGTATTGTAGCACTGATGGTATTAATCCGTCACAGATTATCATGATTGGTGATGGCAGAAAGGCTATTGATGCCGTAAAGGACAAGGCTTTCGATAAGTTCTTGACAGACAATGGCTATGTACGCAGTAATTCTCAGTCTGACAGAGAATATACCAATGACAAGGATTTACTCTCTTTGAAGGTTTATGTATCAGAAAAGGAGAACAACGAAGGTGTAAACCTCACTTTCACACCTATCATGAAGCAGAATGGCGATTACAAGACTTTCAGTAAGTTACCATTCTATCCTCTTGAGCTTCTGCAGAAAGACAACGTGAAGTTGGCACAGATTGAACAATACGAGCAGAAGGCTGGTAGTACAGAAGAAGAGCGTAGCCTCAACGAACATAAGAATACTGAGGTATCACAGATTCAGTATAAACTGAAAGCAAGTACAGACCCTTCTGCAGCCTACGGACGTATTCACATCTTCTACACAACAGACAAGGATGGTGATGCTCCAGACAATCTTGGTAGTGTTCAGATTGGTGCATTACTCTTCAAAGACACCAACCTCGGTGTATGGAAGTACGGTACTAAATGGGTTGCAACCAAAGAAATCAAGAAGGTATTGGGTGATGAGGGCTTCTCTTTCCTCCGCACATCAGGTAATAACCACTTCTTTGTACGTGAAAGCGACCACTTGGTTATTGATGTTACCTGTGTGTTAGACAACAACTCACCTGTTCTCGCATTGCTTTACAGCTACGATCCATCCGTATCGGGCGCAAGTAGTAAAGCCGTAAAGGCACAGGCTAAGATGATTAGAAACTTTGCTGCTGCCAAGAAGGCATTGAAGTTCTAA
- a CDS encoding IS1634 family transposase yields the protein MHANVQTRFNPATGDMAPYYRIKESYRDVQGHVHSLILLNIGFEPSLTAVQVRKIAYALTERFKTRSTPSLFKERLEGLTPIEQAKADEWWSRMEKEGGIDRFNKEEQKSLRKYENYIDLETANYTDARNVGAEWLCKQTIDKLQLEGFLRKNGWTENAIHTALSALIVRTVYAVSERSSYYYLRDNSAAGELYSGVPGWTPGINSLYKITDKLYELKEQLERHLCSVTDDLFNIDNKLMLFDLTNFYFEGSKRNSDKAKFGRSKEKRSDCKLLVLALCINKEGFIRYSSILEGNTADPKSLPNMIDTLAKRNPSRTKDTLVIMDAGVATEENLELIKKKGYNYLCVSRTKMKDYTLSDDNKSVTVMDARRQKITLKEVKTEDDEDYYLEITSPSKAMTESSMNRVWRERFKMDLQRINEGISKKGGTKTYEKVVERTGRAIQKYPSIAKFYQISYIKNEKKPKEMLRVDWEIKDLSAMESGHGVYFLRSNVRTLSERVTWEYYNLIREIECTNRQLKNELNLRPIYHQKDERSDAHLFFGLLAYWVVNTIRCQLKREGESCYWTEIVRRMSTQKLVTTKGKNPLGETIEMRQCSSPSKQAKQIYDKLNLKHSPFKKNKICRTQSP from the coding sequence ATGCACGCAAATGTACAGACACGATTCAACCCTGCCACAGGCGACATGGCTCCTTATTATCGCATCAAGGAGTCATATCGTGACGTGCAGGGTCATGTACATTCGCTAATTCTGTTGAACATAGGTTTTGAACCTTCACTTACTGCTGTACAGGTTCGAAAAATTGCATACGCTCTTACCGAACGCTTCAAAACCAGAAGTACACCCTCGCTTTTCAAAGAACGCCTTGAGGGACTTACTCCTATTGAACAGGCAAAGGCTGACGAATGGTGGAGCCGTATGGAGAAAGAAGGTGGAATCGATCGGTTTAATAAGGAAGAGCAGAAGTCGCTGAGAAAATATGAGAACTACATTGACCTCGAGACGGCAAACTATACTGACGCAAGGAATGTTGGTGCAGAGTGGCTCTGCAAGCAGACGATAGACAAGCTGCAGTTAGAGGGTTTTCTGCGCAAAAACGGCTGGACGGAGAATGCGATACACACGGCTTTGTCAGCATTGATTGTTCGCACGGTATATGCAGTCTCTGAACGTTCATCTTATTATTATTTGCGCGATAACTCAGCTGCTGGCGAACTTTACAGTGGAGTTCCTGGCTGGACACCAGGGATCAATTCTCTGTATAAAATCACTGACAAGTTGTATGAACTAAAGGAACAGTTAGAGCGTCATCTGTGCAGCGTTACTGACGATCTCTTTAATATAGACAACAAGTTGATGCTCTTCGACTTAACCAACTTCTATTTCGAGGGTAGTAAGCGTAATAGCGATAAAGCCAAGTTCGGTCGTTCAAAAGAAAAACGCTCTGACTGTAAGCTACTTGTACTTGCATTATGTATCAATAAAGAAGGTTTTATACGTTATTCTTCTATCTTGGAGGGTAATACAGCAGATCCCAAGTCTCTACCCAATATGATTGATACGCTGGCAAAGAGGAATCCATCACGAACCAAGGATACGCTCGTTATCATGGATGCAGGTGTTGCCACGGAAGAGAACTTGGAGTTAATAAAGAAAAAGGGTTACAATTATCTCTGCGTATCTCGTACGAAAATGAAAGACTATACGCTCAGTGATGATAACAAGAGCGTTACAGTAATGGATGCCCGTCGGCAGAAGATAACGCTGAAAGAGGTTAAGACAGAGGATGATGAGGATTATTATCTCGAAATAACATCTCCTTCGAAAGCTATGACAGAGTCGTCCATGAACAGGGTTTGGAGAGAGCGTTTTAAGATGGACCTGCAGAGGATAAACGAAGGAATCTCCAAGAAAGGTGGAACGAAAACCTATGAAAAGGTTGTTGAACGTACAGGACGTGCCATACAGAAGTACCCTTCTATAGCGAAGTTCTACCAGATAAGCTACATAAAAAATGAGAAGAAACCCAAGGAGATGCTACGTGTAGACTGGGAGATAAAAGACCTCTCGGCAATGGAATCTGGTCATGGAGTCTATTTCCTCCGCAGCAATGTCAGGACACTTTCTGAGCGTGTGACATGGGAATACTACAATCTCATCCGTGAGATAGAATGTACGAACAGACAACTAAAGAATGAACTCAACCTCCGTCCTATCTATCATCAGAAAGATGAGCGAAGCGACGCACACCTCTTCTTCGGTTTATTAGCCTACTGGGTGGTAAACACTATCCGTTGTCAATTAAAACGAGAAGGAGAATCCTGTTACTGGACCGAGATAGTACGACGTATGAGTACCCAAAAGCTCGTCACCACAAAAGGGAAGAATCCATTAGGTGAAACCATCGAGATGCGCCAATGTAGTAGTCCTTCGAAGCAAGCAAAACAGATATACGATAAGTTGAACTTAAAACACTCACCATTCAAAAAGAATAAAATTTGTAGGACACAGAGCCCATAA
- a CDS encoding SDR family NAD(P)-dependent oxidoreductase — protein sequence MKKAIVVGASSGIGHEVARLLIAQGWAVGVAARRIDKLTDLQAIAPERVYTAQIDVNNEDAETSLLQLIEGMGGLDLYFHAAGIGWQNPSLNADIELKTMETNAVGFTRMIGCAYRYFANKGGGHIVCITSIAGTKGLGPAPAYSATKAMQNTYLQALEQLAACKYHNIHFTDIRPGFVDTPLLAGTSHLPMLMTTEKVARSIIKAINSRRHICVIDSRWCVLTYLWRHIPNWIWRRMKLC from the coding sequence ATGAAAAAAGCAATCGTCGTAGGCGCCAGCAGCGGTATCGGACATGAAGTAGCACGACTGCTCATCGCACAAGGATGGGCGGTTGGTGTGGCTGCTCGTCGTATAGACAAGTTGACAGACTTGCAAGCTATAGCACCAGAGCGAGTCTACACCGCCCAAATTGATGTAAATAACGAAGATGCAGAAACTTCCTTACTGCAACTTATAGAAGGTATGGGAGGACTCGACCTCTATTTTCATGCCGCAGGAATCGGTTGGCAAAACCCAAGTCTTAATGCTGACATAGAACTCAAAACGATGGAAACCAACGCTGTTGGATTCACACGAATGATTGGTTGTGCCTATCGCTATTTTGCCAATAAGGGAGGTGGACACATCGTATGTATCACCTCTATCGCTGGAACAAAAGGACTCGGACCGGCTCCTGCTTATAGTGCAACAAAGGCGATGCAGAACACCTATCTACAAGCATTGGAACAACTCGCTGCTTGTAAATATCATAACATCCACTTCACCGATATCCGTCCCGGCTTTGTCGACACTCCCCTACTCGCTGGTACCTCTCACCTCCCGATGCTGATGACCACAGAAAAGGTGGCACGTAGTATTATAAAGGCTATTAACAGCCGACGACACATCTGCGTCATCGATAGCCGTTGGTGCGTACTCACCTACTTATGGCGACATATCCCTAACTGGATATGGAGGCGAATGAAGCTATGTTAA
- a CDS encoding PepSY-associated TM helix domain-containing protein: MRKFCLKIHRWFALPLGVVMAILCFSGLAILLIKDLAPLFDMNAKEMPIYTMVVRLHRWLFMKPENAHEGGQSLGRILTAVSAICMSIVLLSGVVIWWPKTKKALKSRLTVSTDKGFRRFVYDSHVSLGIYVFIFLFLMALTGPVFSFGWYRAGMSKLFGQPMPPKEMKMQQPKDGMKQGGTNDKAFAPTNASQMKGQSQTHKEGAKDMKGDQHGKKPKGGMLFKQLHTGTWGGWFSRVLYAIAALIGGFLPISGYYLWWKRRSAKKKKA, from the coding sequence ATGAGAAAATTCTGTTTAAAGATTCACCGTTGGTTTGCTTTACCATTAGGCGTAGTCATGGCTATTTTGTGCTTCAGTGGTCTGGCAATACTGCTAATAAAAGACCTCGCACCCCTCTTTGACATGAATGCCAAAGAGATGCCAATCTATACAATGGTAGTACGACTGCACCGTTGGCTCTTTATGAAACCTGAGAATGCACATGAGGGTGGACAGTCACTTGGACGCATCCTTACAGCTGTGTCAGCAATCTGTATGTCAATCGTATTGTTATCGGGTGTTGTCATCTGGTGGCCAAAGACCAAGAAGGCGTTGAAAAGTCGTTTGACCGTCAGCACTGACAAGGGTTTCCGTCGCTTTGTTTACGACTCTCACGTGTCATTAGGTATCTATGTCTTTATCTTCCTTTTCCTCATGGCACTCACTGGTCCTGTCTTCTCTTTCGGCTGGTACAGAGCGGGAATGTCTAAACTCTTCGGTCAGCCTATGCCACCAAAGGAAATGAAGATGCAACAGCCTAAAGATGGAATGAAGCAGGGCGGAACAAACGATAAAGCTTTTGCCCCTACGAACGCGAGTCAGATGAAGGGACAATCACAAACACACAAGGAGGGAGCAAAAGACATGAAAGGCGATCAGCATGGTAAGAAGCCAAAGGGCGGTATGCTCTTTAAGCAGTTACACACAGGAACATGGGGCGGATGGTTCTCACGCGTTCTCTATGCTATCGCAGCCCTTATCGGTGGCTTCCTCCCTATTAGTGGTTACTACCTGTGGTGGAAGAGAAGAAGTGCTAAGAAGAAAAAAGCATAA
- the yidC gene encoding membrane protein insertase YidC — MDKRTITGFVLIALILFGFAWWQQPSAEQVAQQRAEFVKDSIAAAKKTQTAKLAAEKQAQQKAAQATDTTALFYSALSGKAQDITLKNSKVELTLSTKGGVVKKAVIKNYIGHNIAVKDGSQDQKNVTLFSGDDQSLNFMLAAKNSNIETKDLIFTPSNVTDSTVTFTAVAGKGKTLTLSYTLGKDYLLNMSLQAEGMGGLFAPNYNQLDINWQDRCRQQERGFTFENRYATLTYKKHDGGTNYLSETSEKEETTEEPMDWVAFKNQFFSAVMIAKDNFATGAKLKSTPLEKSSHYLKHYEANMKAGFDPTGKRPSEFEFYFGPNDFRLLQSVETESKFAKELDMERLVYLGWPLFRIINRWFTLYVFDWLSKVFPMGVVLILITLLLKLITFPMVKKSYMSSAKMRVLKPKLDEATKQFNKPEDQMQKQQAMMQKYSEYGVSPLSGCLPMLIQMPIWIAMFNFVPNAIQLRGQSFLWMHDLSTFDPIFSWNHDVWLVGDHISLTCILFCGANLLYTWFTMQQQKDQMVGQQADQMKMMQWMMFGMPLFFFFMFNDYSSGLNFYYFISLFFSAAIMWALRKTTNEEKLLAILEARREERKNNPKNNMGSGLFARMQALQELQKQQQEELRRKQDELNKKKKGL, encoded by the coding sequence ATGGATAAAAGAACAATCACAGGGTTTGTACTTATTGCCCTGATCCTCTTTGGTTTTGCTTGGTGGCAGCAGCCATCAGCTGAACAGGTAGCACAGCAGAGAGCTGAATTTGTAAAGGATTCTATCGCTGCAGCTAAGAAAACTCAGACAGCGAAACTTGCAGCTGAGAAGCAGGCACAGCAGAAGGCTGCGCAGGCTACTGATACTACAGCACTGTTTTATTCTGCATTGAGTGGTAAAGCACAGGATATTACGCTGAAGAATAGTAAGGTAGAACTGACTTTGAGTACCAAGGGTGGTGTTGTAAAGAAGGCTGTTATCAAAAACTATATCGGTCATAATATCGCTGTTAAGGATGGTTCACAGGACCAAAAGAATGTTACTTTGTTTAGTGGTGACGACCAGAGCCTTAACTTTATGTTGGCTGCAAAGAATAGTAATATTGAGACAAAAGACCTTATCTTCACTCCTTCAAATGTGACAGATTCTACTGTTACGTTTACAGCAGTTGCAGGAAAGGGTAAGACACTTACCTTGAGCTATACACTTGGTAAGGACTATTTGCTCAATATGTCTTTGCAGGCAGAGGGTATGGGTGGACTCTTTGCTCCAAACTATAACCAATTGGATATCAATTGGCAGGATCGTTGTAGACAGCAAGAACGTGGTTTTACATTTGAGAATCGTTATGCAACACTTACTTACAAAAAGCATGATGGTGGTACTAACTATTTAAGCGAGACATCAGAGAAAGAAGAGACGACAGAAGAGCCAATGGACTGGGTGGCTTTCAAAAACCAGTTCTTCTCTGCTGTGATGATTGCAAAGGATAACTTTGCAACAGGTGCAAAGCTTAAGAGTACACCACTTGAGAAGTCTTCTCATTACCTTAAGCACTATGAGGCTAATATGAAGGCTGGCTTTGATCCAACGGGTAAGCGCCCTTCAGAGTTCGAATTCTACTTTGGTCCTAACGATTTCCGTCTGCTTCAGTCTGTTGAAACAGAGAGTAAGTTTGCAAAGGAACTTGATATGGAACGCCTCGTATATCTTGGTTGGCCATTGTTCCGCATTATTAACCGTTGGTTTACTCTTTATGTATTCGATTGGTTGAGTAAGGTGTTCCCAATGGGAGTTGTATTGATTCTCATTACCTTATTATTAAAGCTTATTACCTTCCCAATGGTGAAGAAGAGCTATATGAGCTCTGCTAAGATGCGTGTGTTGAAGCCAAAGTTGGATGAAGCAACGAAGCAATTCAATAAGCCAGAAGACCAGATGCAGAAGCAACAGGCTATGATGCAGAAGTATTCAGAGTATGGGGTGAGTCCTTTGTCAGGCTGTCTTCCTATGTTGATACAGATGCCAATCTGGATTGCGATGTTCAACTTCGTACCGAATGCTATCCAACTTCGTGGTCAAAGCTTCCTTTGGATGCACGACCTCAGTACTTTCGATCCAATCTTCTCATGGAACCATGACGTTTGGCTCGTTGGTGACCATATCTCATTGACTTGTATCCTCTTCTGTGGTGCTAACTTGCTCTACACATGGTTTACCATGCAGCAGCAGAAGGATCAGATGGTTGGACAGCAGGCTGATCAGATGAAGATGATGCAGTGGATGATGTTTGGTATGCCATTGTTCTTCTTCTTCATGTTCAATGATTATTCATCAGGTCTGAACTTCTATTACTTTATATCACTCTTCTTCTCAGCTGCTATCATGTGGGCATTGCGCAAGACAACCAATGAGGAGAAACTTCTGGCTATCCTTGAAGCACGTCGTGAAGAGCGAAAGAACAACCCTAAGAACAATATGGGTAGTGGACTCTTCGCTCGTATGCAGGCTTTACAGGAGTTACAGAAGCAGCAGCAAGAAGAACTTCGACGCAAGCAAGATGAGCTAAATAAGAAAAAGAAAGGTCTATAA
- a CDS encoding S9 family peptidase produces the protein MNKNLTMAMTAALMMSGSVAQAQDVNIGRNNITLTSDLMTPETLWAMGRIGAAQASPDGKKVVYQVGYYSVKENKGHQVLRVMDADGKNDRLLTTSAKSEGDAAWLDNNTLAFLTGGQLWTMNVDGTNRKQLTHSDIDIEGFRFSPDCKRVVLIKSIPYYGTIKQNPSDLPKATGMVITDMNYRHWDHYVRTNAHPFVADVTAEGVGAGVDVLEGEPYESPLAPFGGIEQIDWSKDSKFIAYTCRKKEGTQYAISTDADIYIYNVETRQTKNLCKPADYVEPKIDATKSMRNQAVNHQAGDMNVGYDVNPKFSPDGKYIAWQSMKNNGYESDRNRLCVYELATGKKTYVTESFDSNVDDYTWSLNSKDLYFIGVWHATVNVYQTNLKGEVKQLTEGNHNYVSISLLGDKKLLAIRQSISQANEIFAITPAKKEKASVQTQLSFENKYIYDQLALGDVKSRWVKTTDGKEMMEWVITPPHFDPNKKYPTLLFCEGGPQSPVSQFWSYRWNFQIMAANGYVIIAPNRRGLPGFGSAWNEEVSTDWTGQCMNDYLSAIDDAANNLPFVDKDRLGAVGASFGGFSVYYLAGIHKKRFKCFISHDGAFNLESMYTDTEEAWFSNWEYDDAYWNKDKSEAAKRTYANSPHLNVDKWDTPILCIHGEKDYRINANQGMGAFNAARLRGIPAELLLYPDENHWVLKPQNSVLWQRTFFNWLDRWLKK, from the coding sequence ATGAACAAAAACTTAACCATGGCAATGACTGCGGCTCTGATGATGAGTGGTAGCGTTGCACAAGCACAGGATGTGAACATCGGACGTAACAACATTACGCTGACAAGTGACCTCATGACTCCTGAGACACTTTGGGCTATGGGACGTATCGGTGCTGCACAAGCCTCACCTGATGGCAAGAAGGTTGTCTATCAGGTGGGTTATTACAGTGTCAAGGAAAACAAAGGACACCAGGTACTACGCGTGATGGATGCCGATGGTAAGAACGACCGTCTGCTGACTACCTCTGCAAAGAGTGAGGGAGATGCAGCATGGCTCGACAACAACACCTTGGCATTCCTTACAGGTGGACAGCTGTGGACAATGAATGTAGACGGTACTAACCGTAAGCAGTTGACACATTCGGATATCGACATCGAAGGTTTCCGATTCTCTCCAGACTGTAAGCGTGTTGTTCTTATCAAGAGCATCCCTTACTATGGCACTATCAAGCAGAACCCAAGCGACTTGCCAAAGGCTACGGGTATGGTTATCACTGACATGAACTATCGTCACTGGGACCATTACGTTAGAACAAATGCACATCCATTTGTGGCAGATGTAACTGCTGAGGGTGTTGGTGCGGGTGTTGATGTACTCGAAGGTGAACCTTATGAGAGTCCGTTGGCACCATTCGGTGGTATTGAGCAGATTGATTGGAGCAAGGATTCTAAGTTCATTGCTTATACCTGCCGTAAGAAGGAAGGTACACAGTATGCTATCTCTACCGATGCCGACATATATATATATAATGTGGAGACTCGCCAAACAAAGAATCTCTGCAAGCCAGCCGACTATGTTGAGCCAAAGATTGATGCTACAAAGAGTATGCGCAATCAGGCTGTAAATCATCAGGCTGGCGATATGAATGTAGGTTACGATGTTAACCCTAAGTTCTCACCTGACGGCAAGTACATTGCATGGCAGAGTATGAAGAACAATGGTTATGAGAGTGACCGCAACCGCCTCTGTGTCTATGAATTGGCAACAGGCAAGAAGACATACGTTACTGAAAGCTTCGATTCAAATGTAGACGACTACACATGGAGCCTTAATTCAAAGGACCTCTATTTCATTGGTGTATGGCATGCAACGGTCAACGTCTATCAGACGAATCTTAAGGGCGAGGTGAAGCAGCTTACAGAAGGCAATCATAACTATGTAAGCATCTCACTCCTTGGTGATAAGAAGTTGCTTGCTATCCGTCAGAGCATCTCTCAAGCTAATGAAATCTTCGCTATAACTCCTGCTAAGAAGGAGAAAGCAAGCGTTCAGACACAGCTCAGCTTTGAGAATAAGTATATCTATGACCAGTTAGCTTTGGGTGATGTAAAGTCTCGTTGGGTAAAGACAACTGATGGTAAGGAAATGATGGAATGGGTAATTACTCCTCCACACTTCGATCCAAATAAGAAATATCCTACATTGCTCTTCTGTGAAGGCGGACCACAAAGTCCTGTTTCTCAGTTCTGGAGCTATCGTTGGAACTTTCAGATAATGGCAGCCAATGGCTATGTCATCATTGCACCAAACCGTCGTGGCTTGCCAGGCTTTGGTAGTGCATGGAATGAGGAAGTTAGTACCGACTGGACCGGTCAGTGTATGAACGACTACCTCTCAGCAATTGATGATGCAGCTAACAATCTCCCATTTGTAGACAAAGACCGCTTAGGTGCTGTTGGTGCTTCATTTGGTGGCTTCTCTGTTTATTATCTTGCAGGTATTCATAAGAAGCGCTTTAAGTGTTTCATCTCTCATGATGGTGCTTTCAATCTTGAGAGTATGTACACAGATACTGAGGAAGCTTGGTTCAGCAACTGGGAGTATGACGATGCTTATTGGAATAAGGACAAGAGCGAAGCTGCAAAGCGTACTTACGCAAACAGTCCTCATTTGAATGTTGATAAGTGGGATACTCCAATCCTTTGTATCCACGGCGAGAAAGACTATCGTATTAATGCTAATCAAGGAATGGGTGCTTTCAATGCAGCTCGTCTGCGTGGTATCCCTGCTGAGTTACTTCTCTATCCTGATGAGAACCACTGGGTATTGAAACCACAAAACAGTGTTCTCTGGCAGCGTACATTCTTTAATTGGCTCGACCGCTGGCTGAAGAAGTAG